A genomic window from Candidatus Kouleothrix ribensis includes:
- a CDS encoding PLP-dependent aminotransferase family protein codes for MPPLPIIQMSARPGVIELGFGQPDPALLPAEGLRCAADAALARWGASALAYGAERGPGPLLEWLGQHLAQIDGRAPEPGELLITAGVSLAIDQICTLCAHPGDIVLAESPCYHLALRIFRDHPLELRAAATDGQGLDIAALADQLAALRRAGRTPRLLYTIPTFNNPTGTSLPAGRRRALVELAAHEGLLIIEDDVYRELAYDSAAPPSLWSMAAPGTVVRLGSFAKSLAPGLRLGWLTAGTALVRRCVSGGVIDSGGGVNHFTGLIVAQYGISGQYAAQVERFRTAYRARRDALLDGLRASMPAGCAWDAPAGGYFVWLRLPEGMDATALLSQAEAAGVSYVPGARFHCDTRGANGLRLAFSLYCEADLSEGARRLGAALGQ; via the coding sequence ATGCCGCCACTGCCGATCATCCAGATGTCAGCGCGGCCTGGCGTGATCGAGCTGGGCTTCGGCCAGCCCGACCCGGCGCTGCTACCGGCCGAGGGCTTGCGCTGCGCCGCCGACGCGGCGCTGGCGCGCTGGGGCGCGAGCGCGCTGGCCTATGGCGCTGAGCGCGGCCCCGGCCCACTGCTCGAGTGGCTCGGCCAGCACCTCGCACAGATCGATGGTCGTGCACCCGAACCCGGCGAGCTGCTGATCACCGCCGGCGTGTCGCTGGCGATCGACCAGATCTGTACGCTGTGCGCACACCCAGGCGATATTGTGCTGGCCGAATCGCCCTGCTACCACCTGGCGCTGCGCATCTTCCGCGATCATCCGCTCGAGCTGCGCGCCGCCGCCACCGATGGCCAGGGCCTCGACATCGCTGCGCTGGCCGATCAGCTGGCTGCGCTGCGCCGCGCCGGGCGCACGCCCCGGCTGCTCTATACCATCCCAACCTTCAACAACCCCACCGGCACAAGCCTGCCGGCCGGGCGGCGCCGCGCGCTGGTAGAGCTGGCCGCGCACGAGGGGCTGCTGATCATCGAGGACGACGTGTACCGCGAGCTGGCCTACGACAGCGCGGCGCCGCCCTCGCTATGGAGCATGGCCGCGCCCGGCACGGTCGTGCGGCTCGGCTCGTTCGCCAAGTCGCTGGCGCCAGGGCTACGGCTGGGCTGGCTCACCGCCGGCACGGCGCTGGTGCGGCGCTGCGTGAGCGGCGGGGTGATCGACAGTGGCGGCGGGGTCAACCACTTCACCGGCCTGATCGTGGCGCAGTATGGGATCTCGGGCCAGTACGCCGCGCAAGTCGAGCGCTTCCGCACGGCCTACCGCGCCCGCCGCGACGCACTGCTGGATGGATTGCGCGCATCCATGCCGGCGGGCTGCGCATGGGATGCGCCGGCCGGTGGCTATTTCGTGTGGCTGCGGCTGCCGGAGGGGATGGACGCCACCGCGCTGCTGTCGCAGGCCGAGGCCGCCGGCGTATCGTACGTGCCAGGCGCACGCTTTCATTGCGATACACGCGGTGCAAACGGCCTGCGGCTGGCGTTCAGCCTGTACTGCGAGGCCGACCTAAGCGAGGGTGCGCGCCGGCTGGGCGCGGCGCTCGGCCAGTAG
- the lipA gene encoding lipoyl synthase, producing the protein MPGAAPAEPIAPPAPRARRPEWLRARMPAGANYEDVRGLMREMRLHTVCEEARCPNIGECWNHRTATFLLLGEVCTRGCRYCAIAKGKPGPLDEQEPDRIAEAVAHLRLKHTVLTAVNRDDQPDGGAHIFAESIYKIRARLPECKIEVLIPDFEGNWDALRMVMDARPDVLNHNIETVPRIFRRFRPKASYHQSIELLRRARTLGGDQVVTKSGIMVGAGETNDEVLRVMDDLRAADCDVMTIGQYLAPSTAHWPIDRYVTPAEFAMFKGEGLRRGFRHVESGPLVRSSYHAHEHVPQK; encoded by the coding sequence ATGCCGGGCGCCGCCCCGGCCGAGCCGATCGCCCCGCCGGCGCCGCGCGCCCGCCGCCCCGAGTGGCTGCGCGCCAGGATGCCCGCCGGCGCCAACTACGAGGATGTGCGCGGCCTGATGCGCGAGATGCGCCTGCATACCGTGTGCGAGGAGGCGCGCTGCCCAAATATCGGCGAGTGCTGGAACCACCGCACCGCCACCTTTTTGCTGCTGGGCGAGGTGTGTACGCGCGGCTGCCGCTACTGCGCAATTGCTAAGGGTAAGCCCGGCCCGCTCGACGAGCAGGAGCCTGATCGGATCGCCGAGGCGGTCGCGCACCTGCGGCTTAAGCATACCGTGCTCACCGCAGTCAATCGCGACGACCAGCCTGACGGCGGGGCGCATATCTTCGCCGAGTCGATCTACAAGATCCGCGCGCGCCTGCCCGAGTGCAAAATCGAGGTGCTGATCCCCGATTTCGAGGGCAACTGGGATGCTCTGCGCATGGTGATGGACGCGCGCCCCGATGTGCTTAACCATAACATCGAGACCGTGCCGCGCATCTTTCGGCGCTTCCGCCCCAAGGCCAGCTACCATCAGTCGATCGAGCTGCTGCGCCGCGCCCGCACGCTCGGCGGCGACCAGGTTGTGACGAAGAGCGGCATCATGGTTGGCGCGGGCGAGACCAACGACGAGGTGCTGCGCGTGATGGACGACCTGCGCGCCGCTGATTGCGATGTGATGACGATCGGCCAGTATCTGGCACCGTCGACCGCGCACTGGCCGATCGATCGCTACGTGACGCCGGCCGAGTTTGCGATGTTCAAGGGCGAGGGCTTGCGCCGCGGGTTCAGGCATGTCGAAAGCGGGCCGCTGGTGCGCTCGAGCTACCACGCCCACGAGCACGTTCCGCAGAAGTAG
- a CDS encoding phospholipase yields the protein MSRRSRLTWRISQAALLLMIVALIAGFYLYWRAPATLSQLLGALAAEPTAVSTPVPPTPPPPIRRATASPAAAPTAAPAATPGRSEALRSQTGSWYQLFFSNPRFPDKPEYHRAGIDERLVALLNSARKTVDMAIYDFDLENVASALAAAAKRGVRVRMVTDTDTLTSTNPAVQRALAIVKDAGIPIVDDQRPAIMHDKFVVVDGVTIWTGSWNFTDGDTYRLNNNAIKIVSVDLAANYTREFELMFVQRLFGPAKPASLNDPVITIGGARVENYFAPEGRAAQRIVDRLQLAKQSIHFLAFSFTSDTIGRTVRQMAKAGVQVSGVFETTGSETLFSEYGKFLKVKLDVLQDGNPYPMHHKVFIIDGQTVIFGSYNFTVNADGENDENLLIVDDPKLAQAFEGEFQRVRALALAPPR from the coding sequence ATGAGCCGGCGATCTCGCTTGACCTGGCGCATTTCGCAGGCGGCGCTGCTGCTGATGATCGTAGCGCTGATCGCCGGCTTCTACCTCTACTGGCGCGCACCCGCGACGCTGAGCCAGCTGCTTGGCGCGCTGGCGGCCGAGCCAACGGCGGTGAGCACGCCGGTGCCGCCTACGCCGCCACCACCCATCCGGCGGGCTACCGCCAGCCCGGCTGCGGCGCCCACGGCCGCCCCTGCCGCCACGCCAGGCCGCTCTGAGGCGCTGCGTAGCCAGACGGGCAGCTGGTACCAGCTATTCTTCAGCAACCCGCGCTTCCCCGATAAACCCGAGTATCACCGCGCCGGGATCGACGAGCGGCTAGTGGCGCTGCTGAACAGCGCGCGCAAGACGGTCGATATGGCGATCTACGACTTCGACCTCGAGAACGTGGCCAGCGCGCTGGCGGCGGCGGCCAAGCGCGGTGTCCGCGTGCGCATGGTCACCGACACCGACACGCTCACAAGCACCAACCCGGCGGTGCAGCGCGCACTTGCGATCGTCAAAGACGCCGGCATCCCGATCGTCGACGATCAGCGCCCAGCGATCATGCACGACAAGTTCGTAGTGGTGGATGGCGTGACGATCTGGACCGGCTCGTGGAACTTCACCGACGGCGACACCTATCGGCTGAACAACAACGCGATCAAGATCGTCTCGGTCGATCTGGCGGCCAACTACACACGCGAATTCGAACTGATGTTTGTGCAGCGGCTGTTTGGCCCGGCCAAGCCGGCCAGCCTGAACGACCCGGTGATCACGATCGGCGGCGCGCGCGTCGAGAACTACTTCGCCCCCGAGGGCCGGGCTGCCCAGCGGATCGTCGATCGCTTGCAGCTGGCCAAGCAGTCAATCCACTTTCTGGCCTTCTCGTTCACCAGTGATACGATCGGACGCACCGTGCGCCAGATGGCCAAAGCCGGCGTGCAGGTGTCGGGCGTGTTCGAGACCACCGGCTCGGAGACGCTGTTCAGCGAATACGGCAAATTCCTGAAGGTCAAGCTCGACGTGCTACAAGACGGCAACCCCTACCCGATGCACCACAAGGTGTTCATTATCGATGGCCAGACCGTGATTTTCGGCTCGTACAACTTCACGGTTAACGCCGATGGTGAGAACGATGAGAATCTGTTGATCGTGGATGATCCTAAGCTGGCGCAGGCGTTTGAGGGTGAGTTTCAGCGCGTGCGGGCGTTGGCGCTGGCTCCACCCAGATAG
- a CDS encoding ATP-binding protein, with amino-acid sequence MPCAWVYSRILLSERCIVQDFEKLGAFYLGRGYDLDRSAATDELILYDSKDLTTHAVIIGMTGSGKTGLGIGMLEEAAIDHIPVIAIDPKGDLANLLLMFPNLDAPSFQPWLPPADPGSAPVSDEQRAAELAERWRKGLADWGEDGARIRRLLDAADLGIYTPGSSAGTPISVLRSFKAPSAQLMADVDLYRERVQATALGILTLMGIDADPITSREHVLISNLLDNSWRNGQDLDIAGLIRAIQQPPFERVGVLDVESFYPGKDRAALAMQLNNLLAAPGFAAWMDGEPLDTGRLLYTESGKPRVSVVSIAHLSDRERMFFVATLLSEVVSWMRTQPGSTSLRAILYMDEIFGYLPPVANPPTKALFLTLLKQARAFGLGVVLATQNPVDLDYKALSNIGTWLIGRLQTERDKARVMEGLEGASAGGSFDRQRMEQVLAGLGKRVFLMHNVHEDHPVVFTTRWTLAYLAGPLTREQIKRLRPAAPAAPTPVAAAAPLVAAPAAVASPAGPPVLPGQISQYYIAPRRGAAPGELAYHPFVIGAADITFANSKYNIQQTRRVVRICPFDESAVPVDWARSTALDLEVGDLEQQPDAGIAFASLPAAASKPKNYDEWDKLLNRWLRTDQPLTLLQSPTLKVTSAAGQSERDFRIRLQELSREQRDDAVDALRKRYAARVGTLEDRLRRAEQELAKQQQQASSQKLSSVVSIGESLLGSFFGRKRSTISTAVRGFGRMQDESGDVARAQANADSIRTQLSDLQAELQREIDTLAAGFDAQSEPLETVTIAPKGSDIVIHFVGLAWVPFKANEPGQGAWI; translated from the coding sequence ATGCCTTGCGCATGGGTATACTCCAGAATACTCCTCAGCGAGAGGTGCATCGTGCAAGATTTCGAGAAACTTGGCGCGTTCTACCTGGGCCGAGGCTATGATCTCGACCGCAGCGCCGCCACCGACGAGCTGATCCTATACGATTCGAAAGACCTGACCACCCACGCAGTGATCATCGGCATGACGGGCAGCGGCAAGACCGGCCTGGGCATTGGGATGCTCGAAGAGGCCGCGATCGACCACATCCCGGTGATTGCGATCGACCCCAAAGGCGACCTGGCCAACCTGCTGCTGATGTTCCCCAACCTCGACGCGCCGAGCTTTCAGCCCTGGCTGCCGCCGGCCGACCCAGGCAGCGCGCCGGTGAGCGACGAGCAGCGCGCCGCCGAGCTGGCCGAGCGCTGGCGCAAGGGCCTGGCCGATTGGGGCGAAGACGGCGCGCGCATCCGCCGCCTGCTCGACGCCGCCGACCTGGGCATCTACACGCCCGGCAGCTCGGCCGGCACGCCGATCTCGGTGCTGCGCTCGTTCAAGGCGCCTTCGGCACAGCTCATGGCCGATGTCGATCTGTATCGCGAGCGCGTGCAGGCCACCGCGCTGGGCATCCTGACGCTCATGGGCATCGACGCCGACCCGATCACCAGCCGCGAGCACGTGCTGATCTCGAATTTGCTCGACAACTCCTGGCGCAATGGGCAAGATCTCGACATCGCCGGGCTGATCCGCGCCATCCAGCAGCCGCCGTTCGAGCGCGTTGGCGTGCTCGATGTCGAGTCGTTCTACCCCGGCAAAGATCGCGCCGCGCTGGCGATGCAGCTCAATAACTTGCTGGCCGCGCCCGGCTTCGCGGCCTGGATGGATGGCGAGCCGCTCGATACCGGCCGGCTGCTGTATACCGAGAGCGGCAAGCCGCGCGTCTCGGTCGTGTCGATCGCGCACCTCTCTGATCGCGAGCGCATGTTTTTTGTGGCCACACTGCTGAGCGAGGTGGTCAGCTGGATGCGCACCCAACCCGGCAGCACCAGCCTGCGCGCGATTCTGTACATGGACGAGATCTTCGGCTATTTGCCGCCGGTGGCGAACCCACCCACCAAGGCGCTGTTTCTGACGCTGCTCAAGCAGGCGCGCGCGTTCGGCCTGGGCGTGGTGCTGGCCACCCAGAATCCGGTCGACCTCGACTATAAGGCGCTGTCGAATATCGGCACCTGGCTGATCGGCCGGCTGCAGACCGAGCGCGACAAGGCGCGCGTGATGGAGGGCCTCGAGGGCGCTTCGGCCGGCGGCAGCTTCGATCGCCAGCGTATGGAGCAGGTGCTGGCCGGCCTGGGCAAGCGCGTATTCCTGATGCACAATGTGCATGAGGATCACCCGGTGGTGTTTACCACGCGCTGGACGCTGGCCTACCTGGCCGGGCCGCTGACCCGCGAGCAGATCAAGCGGCTGCGCCCGGCCGCACCGGCTGCGCCCACACCGGTTGCCGCAGCAGCGCCGCTGGTGGCAGCCCCGGCCGCTGTGGCCAGCCCGGCCGGGCCGCCGGTGCTGCCCGGCCAGATCAGCCAGTACTACATTGCGCCGCGGCGCGGCGCCGCACCCGGCGAGCTGGCCTATCACCCATTCGTGATCGGCGCGGCCGACATAACCTTCGCCAATAGCAAGTACAACATCCAGCAGACCCGCCGAGTCGTGCGGATCTGCCCGTTCGACGAGAGCGCCGTGCCGGTCGATTGGGCCCGCTCGACCGCGCTCGACCTCGAGGTTGGCGATCTCGAGCAGCAGCCCGATGCCGGCATCGCCTTCGCGAGCCTGCCTGCCGCCGCCAGCAAGCCCAAGAACTACGATGAATGGGACAAACTGCTGAACCGCTGGCTGCGCACCGACCAGCCGCTGACATTGTTGCAAAGCCCGACCCTCAAGGTCACCTCGGCGGCGGGCCAGTCCGAGCGCGACTTCCGCATCCGCCTGCAAGAGCTATCGCGCGAACAACGCGACGACGCCGTCGACGCGCTACGCAAACGCTATGCCGCGCGCGTCGGCACGCTCGAAGATCGCCTGCGCCGCGCCGAGCAAGAGCTGGCCAAGCAGCAGCAGCAAGCCAGCTCGCAGAAACTTAGCTCGGTCGTGTCGATCGGCGAGTCGCTGCTAGGCTCGTTCTTCGGCCGCAAGCGCAGCACGATCAGCACAGCGGTGCGCGGCTTCGGCCGGATGCAGGACGAGAGCGGCGACGTGGCACGCGCCCAGGCCAACGCCGACTCGATCCGCACCCAGCTGAGCGATCTGCAAGCCGAGCTACAGCGCGAGATCGACACCCTTGCAGCCGGCTTCGACGCGCAGAGCGAGCCGCTCGAGACCGTGACGATCGCGCCCAAGGGCAGTGATATCGTGATTCACTTTGTGGGGCTGGCCTGGGTGCCGTTCAAGGCCAATGAGCCTGGCCAGGGCGCCTGGATCTAG
- a CDS encoding response regulator: MHSIIIIDENPDIRHVLRLLLRRAGYQASAAADLHQAVAIAQLTAPQLLLIDISLLHTSIRAPAEYVRTQGMLRPAALIAMSSMHVFRRREIQALGYTDFIAKPFELRELIGRIERALGQAARPRLVV, from the coding sequence ATGCACAGTATTATCATCATCGACGAGAACCCCGATATCCGCCATGTCTTGCGCCTGCTGCTGCGCCGGGCCGGCTACCAGGCCAGTGCTGCGGCCGACTTGCACCAGGCGGTGGCGATTGCCCAGCTGACCGCACCGCAGCTGCTGCTGATCGACATATCGCTGCTACACACCAGCATCCGCGCACCGGCCGAATATGTTCGCACGCAGGGCATGCTCCGGCCGGCCGCGCTGATCGCCATGAGCAGCATGCACGTGTTTCGCCGGCGCGAGATCCAGGCGCTGGGCTACACCGATTTTATCGCCAAGCCGTTCGAGCTCCGCGAGCTGATCGGCCGGATCGAGCGCGCGCTCGGCCAGGCTGCCCGCCCGCGCCTGGTGGTCTAG
- a CDS encoding sigma-70 family RNA polymerase sigma factor, whose translation MEPIAPEELVRQCQHGLPEDTRAFELLVAMYKERVFATAYRLMGNRQDAEDQAQEVFLKVYRGIKQLDEPATVTSWIYRITTNTCFDALSKQKRRPQTVPLTPPDAEGNEEPRYADTRTVEPEEAALRREAWACLEQTLSELDVTGRAALILRDIEDRPYQEIAEILAVGLSAVKMRIHRARLSFQQMLEKICPGLRAVGSGGPGAASLN comes from the coding sequence ATGGAGCCGATTGCGCCAGAAGAATTAGTACGCCAATGTCAGCATGGGCTGCCAGAGGATACCCGCGCATTTGAGCTGCTGGTCGCGATGTATAAAGAACGGGTGTTTGCCACGGCATACCGGCTGATGGGTAATCGGCAAGACGCCGAGGACCAGGCTCAGGAAGTTTTTCTGAAAGTGTACCGTGGCATCAAGCAGCTCGACGAGCCGGCGACCGTGACATCGTGGATCTACCGGATCACGACCAACACCTGCTTCGACGCGCTGAGTAAGCAGAAGCGCCGCCCACAGACGGTGCCGCTGACACCGCCCGATGCCGAGGGCAACGAAGAGCCGCGCTACGCCGACACGCGCACCGTCGAGCCTGAAGAGGCCGCCCTGCGCCGCGAGGCCTGGGCCTGCCTCGAGCAGACGCTATCGGAGCTGGATGTGACCGGCCGGGCCGCGCTGATCTTGCGCGATATCGAGGATCGCCCCTACCAGGAGATCGCCGAGATTCTGGCGGTGGGGCTCAGTGCAGTCAAGATGCGCATCCATCGAGCCAGGCTGTCGTTCCAGCAGATGCTCGAAAAGATCTGCCCCGGCCTCAGAGCCGTCGGCTCAGGCGGCCCTGGCGCAGCCTCATTAAACTAA
- a CDS encoding peptidylprolyl isomerase: protein MIWIEKIVPAVSAPAPEKGASVATQQWPSPPAIEIDPAKNYRATIETSRGTIELELYPAHAPKTVNNFVFLARQGFYDGLKFHRVISNFMIQGGDPTGTGTGGPGYRFEDEVRNNPLRHETGVISMANAGANTNGSQFFITHSPQSHLNGKHTVFGKVIVGQDVVNAIRQGDLMQKVTIAEK from the coding sequence ATGATCTGGATCGAGAAGATAGTACCAGCCGTTTCGGCGCCAGCACCCGAGAAAGGAGCCTCCGTGGCTACACAGCAATGGCCCAGCCCCCCCGCGATCGAGATCGATCCGGCCAAGAACTACCGCGCGACGATCGAGACGAGCAGGGGCACGATCGAGCTCGAGCTCTACCCGGCCCACGCCCCCAAAACAGTCAACAACTTCGTGTTTCTGGCCCGCCAGGGCTTTTACGATGGCCTCAAGTTTCACCGCGTGATCAGCAACTTCATGATCCAGGGCGGCGACCCGACCGGCACCGGAACCGGCGGGCCTGGCTACCGCTTTGAAGACGAGGTGCGCAACAACCCACTGCGGCACGAGACCGGCGTGATCTCGATGGCCAACGCCGGCGCAAATACCAACGGCAGCCAGTTCTTCATCACACACTCGCCGCAGTCGCACCTCAACGGCAAGCACACGGTGTTTGGCAAAGTGATCGTTGGCCAGGATGTGGTCAATGCGATCCGGCAGGGCGACCTGATGCAGAAGGTGACGATCGCCGAGAAGTAG
- a CDS encoding molybdopterin molybdotransferase MoeA, with translation MQAMRRESPYPMVPIDEAQRIIAAHTAPLASEPIDALSAEGRVLAEDVYAAGPLPDLPKAAVDGYALLAGDGLAARRVLGEITAGSSGQIVLATGTAARIMTGAPLPPGADAVIMVEQTEERDGVVQLRQAVRVGDSVHRVGQDIAPGELVLARGTTIGPAEVGLLAAIGRVQVYAYRRPVVAVLSTGDEVLEPGVALSAGAIRDSNRYALMAAARAAGCTTISLGIARDDAALQRQAIVDGLARADVLLTSGGVSMGTRDLVKPLLAELGTVHFGRIAFKPGKPTTFATIGAAIVFGLPGFPVSSLVSFEVFVRPALRRLQGDAHPDQPRVRVMLVDPIVAAPDRPEYQRAIVGWAEGRLVARSTGAQGSSRLLSMRGANALLLVPGDGRSYPAGAELEALLTGPIV, from the coding sequence ATGCAAGCGATGCGCCGCGAGTCACCCTACCCCATGGTGCCGATCGACGAGGCCCAGCGGATCATTGCCGCGCACACCGCGCCACTGGCCAGCGAGCCGATCGACGCGCTGAGTGCCGAGGGGCGTGTGCTGGCCGAAGATGTGTACGCGGCCGGCCCGCTGCCCGACCTGCCCAAGGCGGCGGTTGACGGCTACGCGCTGCTGGCGGGCGATGGCCTGGCCGCGCGGCGCGTGCTAGGCGAGATCACCGCTGGCAGCAGCGGCCAGATCGTGCTGGCTACAGGCACCGCCGCGCGGATCATGACCGGTGCGCCGCTGCCGCCAGGCGCCGACGCGGTGATCATGGTCGAGCAGACCGAGGAGCGCGACGGGGTGGTACAGCTGCGCCAGGCCGTGCGCGTGGGCGATAGCGTCCATCGTGTCGGGCAAGACATCGCGCCGGGCGAGCTGGTGCTGGCGCGCGGCACCACCATAGGCCCGGCCGAGGTCGGGCTGCTGGCGGCGATCGGCCGCGTGCAGGTGTACGCCTATCGCCGGCCGGTGGTGGCAGTGCTGTCAACTGGCGACGAGGTGCTCGAGCCGGGTGTGGCGCTGAGCGCGGGCGCGATTCGCGACAGCAACCGCTACGCGCTCATGGCCGCAGCGCGCGCGGCCGGCTGCACAACCATTTCGCTGGGGATCGCGCGCGACGATGCGGCGCTACAGCGCCAGGCGATCGTGGATGGGCTGGCGCGCGCCGATGTGCTGCTGACCAGCGGCGGCGTATCGATGGGCACGCGCGACCTCGTTAAGCCGCTGCTGGCCGAGCTCGGCACGGTCCACTTCGGCCGGATCGCCTTCAAACCCGGCAAGCCCACCACCTTCGCCACGATCGGCGCTGCGATCGTGTTCGGCCTGCCTGGCTTCCCGGTCTCGTCGCTGGTGTCGTTCGAGGTATTCGTGCGGCCGGCGCTGCGCCGCCTGCAGGGCGATGCCCACCCCGACCAGCCGCGCGTGCGGGTGATGCTGGTCGACCCGATCGTCGCCGCGCCCGACCGGCCCGAATACCAACGCGCGATCGTCGGCTGGGCCGAGGGCCGGCTGGTGGCGCGCAGCACCGGCGCGCAGGGCTCGAGCCGGCTGCTCTCGATGCGCGGGGCCAATGCACTGCTGCTCGTGCCGGGCGACGGCCGCAGCTACCCTGCCGGCGCCGAGCTCGAGGCGCTGCTGACCGGGCCGATCGTGTGA
- a CDS encoding SWIM zinc finger domain-containing protein has product MRAIPNLDEAMVRNHAAPESFSRGASYYRSGAVGDLLLRGSMLQADVEGSQYPSYRVRITLDQGGVTAASCSCPYDWGGWCKHIVAVLLRCIHEPERIAERPALEAQLAELDTAQLRGLLLGLAAADPDAADAIDRQVALIKLAGHAPAAPAGAAARAPERRSPIDQEAIRQQVRLLMRPARRSRYDSYDYDDDDPGGEVIEALRPLLEQAQRFVVGGDARSGLAALEALTTAYFESGGALFEQLIEIFGALEGAAGEFFSELALAWAEAVLSADLTSDERDEWGERLAGWNDQADELGAGQAFDLAVTAADQGWDYPPLQRVLAGEIGEQGAWDGVSPEYADELAQVRLSVLERQGRYQEYLYLAEAEGQIERYVLMLAKLGQSQRALEEGMKYLSAPNELLEVAKVLRERGALDAALQLAEHGLALPATSEGEGPYAYSNEYLKAPLANWTVDLATGMGQRDRALRAAETVMRIAPSLNAYLSMQGLAGAAWASLKPTVLDQLRRSSATSAKVDVFLHEDLIDDAITAVENTHDYTLLERVIATAIGSRPDWAISAATAQAERIMRAAKADRYEYAVNWLRHARDGYIATGRADEWRAYIHEIRITHGRKYKLMGLLERL; this is encoded by the coding sequence ATGCGGGCGATTCCCAACCTCGACGAAGCCATGGTTCGCAACCACGCGGCGCCTGAGTCGTTCAGCCGCGGCGCCAGCTACTACCGCAGCGGCGCGGTGGGCGACCTGCTGCTGCGCGGCAGTATGCTCCAGGCCGATGTCGAGGGCAGCCAGTACCCGAGCTACCGTGTGCGGATCACGCTCGACCAGGGCGGGGTGACGGCGGCCAGCTGTAGCTGCCCCTACGATTGGGGCGGCTGGTGCAAGCATATCGTTGCTGTGCTGCTGCGCTGCATCCACGAGCCCGAGCGGATCGCCGAGCGGCCGGCGCTCGAGGCCCAGCTAGCCGAGCTGGATACCGCCCAGCTGCGGGGCCTGCTGCTCGGTTTGGCTGCGGCCGACCCCGACGCGGCCGACGCGATCGATCGCCAGGTTGCGCTGATCAAGCTGGCCGGCCATGCACCCGCAGCGCCCGCCGGCGCGGCCGCACGCGCGCCAGAGCGTCGCTCGCCGATCGACCAGGAGGCGATCAGGCAGCAGGTGCGTCTGCTCATGCGCCCGGCCCGGCGTAGCCGCTACGATAGCTACGATTACGACGACGACGATCCGGGCGGCGAGGTGATCGAGGCACTGCGCCCGCTGCTCGAGCAGGCCCAGCGCTTTGTGGTGGGCGGCGACGCACGCAGCGGGCTGGCCGCGCTCGAGGCGCTCACAACCGCCTATTTCGAGAGCGGCGGCGCGCTGTTTGAGCAGCTGATCGAGATCTTCGGCGCGCTCGAAGGCGCGGCGGGCGAGTTCTTCAGCGAGCTGGCGCTGGCCTGGGCCGAGGCGGTGCTAAGCGCCGACCTGACCAGCGACGAGCGCGACGAGTGGGGCGAGCGGCTGGCCGGCTGGAACGACCAGGCCGACGAGCTAGGCGCCGGCCAGGCGTTCGATCTGGCGGTGACTGCGGCCGACCAGGGCTGGGATTACCCGCCGCTCCAGCGGGTGCTGGCCGGCGAGATCGGCGAGCAGGGCGCGTGGGATGGCGTGTCGCCCGAGTATGCCGACGAGCTGGCGCAGGTGCGGCTGAGCGTGCTCGAGCGCCAGGGCCGCTACCAGGAGTACCTGTACCTGGCCGAGGCCGAGGGCCAGATCGAGCGCTACGTGCTGATGCTGGCGAAGCTCGGCCAGTCGCAGCGTGCGCTTGAAGAAGGCATGAAATACCTGAGCGCGCCCAACGAGTTGCTCGAGGTCGCCAAGGTGCTACGTGAGCGCGGCGCACTCGACGCGGCGCTGCAGCTGGCCGAGCATGGCCTGGCACTACCGGCCACCAGCGAGGGCGAGGGGCCTTATGCGTACTCGAACGAATACCTCAAGGCCCCGCTGGCCAACTGGACGGTCGACCTGGCGACCGGCATGGGCCAGCGTGATCGGGCGCTGCGGGCGGCCGAGACGGTGATGCGGATCGCCCCGAGCCTGAACGCCTACCTGAGCATGCAGGGGCTGGCCGGCGCAGCGTGGGCCAGCCTCAAGCCAACCGTGCTCGACCAGCTGCGCCGCTCGAGTGCTACGAGCGCCAAGGTCGACGTATTCTTGCACGAGGATCTGATCGACGACGCGATTACCGCCGTCGAAAACACCCACGACTACACGCTGCTCGAGCGCGTGATCGCCACGGCGATCGGCTCGCGGCCCGATTGGGCGATCAGCGCCGCCACCGCCCAGGCCGAGCGGATCATGCGCGCGGCCAAGGCCGACCGCTATGAGTACGCGGTCAACTGGCTGCGCCACGCGCGCGATGGCTATATCGCAACCGGGCGGGCCGACGAATGGCGCGCCTACATACACGAGATCCGCATCACCCACGGGCGAAAGTATAAGCTGATGGGGTTGCTCGAACGGCTCTGA